The proteins below come from a single Triticum aestivum cultivar Chinese Spring chromosome 5D, IWGSC CS RefSeq v2.1, whole genome shotgun sequence genomic window:
- the LOC123125422 gene encoding F-box protein PP2-B1-like, with amino-acid sequence MRLDRATGAKCFLISARALHISRGETPASWQWIHLRSDEMQGNERFSEAVRLRKVSWLEICAKMQCRMLSQNSAYATYMVFKLADSGFNKLDYPFQVASVGIGWYRSTRKVCLQGYMEVGDDGVTRKHIWRSSWEENWRPCKRSRVTGAIHLKDKIVLPWRRADCWMEVELGEFYNEEGGDGEVSVGLMQTTGGYKSGLVVLGVEIRSKQ; translated from the exons ATGCGGCTGGACAGGGCCACGGGCGCCAAGTGCTTCCTGATTTCGGCGAGGGCGCTGCATATTTCGCGGGGCGAGACGCCCGCCTCCTGGCAATGGATCCACCTCCGCAGCGACGAGATGCAAGGAAACGAGAG GTTCTCGGAAGCAGTCAGGCTCCGCAAGGTTTCGTGGTTGGAAATCTGTGCCAAGATGCAATGTAGGATGCTCTCGCAGAACTCGGCATACGCCACTTACATGGTGTTCAAGCTGGCAGATAGTGGGTTCAACAAGCTGGATTATCCGTTTCAGGTGGCGTCAGTCGGCATTGGATGGTATCGTTCAACACGGAAAGTTTGCCTGCAAGGCTACATGGAGGTTGGGGATGACGGGGTGACTCGCAAACATATTTGGAGGTCTAGCTGGGAGGAAAATTGGCGGCCTTGCAAGCGCAGTCGCGTTACTGGCGCAATTCATCTCAAGGACAAGATTGTGCTCCCTTGGAGAAGGGCTGACTGCTGGATGGAGGTCGAGCTGGGTGAGTTCTACAACGAGGAAGGCGGCGATGGCGAGGTGTCTGTCGGCCTAATGCAGACAACCGGAGGATACAAGAGTGGCCTTGTTGTGTTGGGTGTTGAGATTAGATCTAAACAATGA